From the genome of Labrus bergylta chromosome 4, fLabBer1.1, whole genome shotgun sequence, one region includes:
- the LOC136178849 gene encoding tripartite motif-containing protein 16-like: MAQKGVQLDREAFSCSICLDLLKDPVTVPCGHSNCMNCIKSHWDKEDEKTIYSCPQCRQTFTPRPVLVKSTMLAVLVEELKKTGLQAAPADHCYAGPEDVACDVCTGRKLKACKSCLQCLASYCEKHLQPHFEAAPLKKHKLVEPSKKLQENVCSRHDEVMKMFCRTDQQSICYLCPVDEHKDHDTVSAAVERSERQRELEVSRQNIQQRIQDREKDVKLLQQEVEAINGSADKTVGNSEKIFSELIRLMEKRRSDVKQQVRSQQQTEVSRVRELQEKLEQEITELKRRDAELEKLSHTEDHNQFLHDYPSLSPLNESTHSSSIKIRPLRYFEDVTAAVSEVRDKLQDVLREKWTNISQTVTEVDVLLSEPKPEPKTRAEFFKYSCDITLDPNTAYTQLLLSDGNRKVTVMREQQSYSSHPDRFTDLRQVLSKESLMGRCYWEVELRGDSSVAVTYKNISRTGLSYECRFGRNDKSWALDCNNNRYYFCYNKVSTPVSGPQSSRVGVYLDHRAGILSFYSISETMTLLHRVQTTFTQPLHAGLRLYYCPGDSAELCKLK, translated from the coding sequence atggcgcagaaaggagttcaactagaccgggaggccttctcttgttccatctgtctggatctcttgaaggatccggtgactgttccctgtggacatagtaactgtatgaactgtattaaaagccactgggataaagaggatgaaaagacaatctacagctgccctcagtgtaggcagactttcacaccgaggcctgttCTGGTGAAAAGCACCATGTTGgcagttttagtggaggagctgaagaagactggactccaagctgctcctgctgatcactgctatgctggacctgaagatgtggcctgtgatgtctgcaccgggaggaaactgaaagcctgtaagtcctgtctgcagtgtctggcctcttactgtgagaaacatcttcagcctcattttgaagcagctccattaaagaaacacaagctggtggagccctccaagaagctccaggagaacgtctgctctcgtcatgatgaggtgatgaagatgttctgtcgtactgatcagcagtctatctgttatctctgccctgtggatgaacacaaagatcatgacacagtctcagctgcagtagaaaggagcgagaggcagagagagctcgaggtgagtcgacaaaacatccagcagagaatccaggacagagagaaagatgtgaagctgctccaacaggaggtggaggctatcaatggctccgctgataaaacagtggggaacagtgagaagatcttcagtgagctgatccgtctcatggagaaaagacgctctgatgtgaagcagcaggtcagatcccagcagcaaactgaagtgagtcgagtcagagagcttcaggagaagctggagcaggagatcactgagctgaagaggagagacgctgaactggagaagctctcacacacagaagatcacaaccagtttctacacgactacccctcactgtcaccactcaatgaatctacacactcatccagcatcaagatccgtcctctgaggtactttgaggatgtgacagcggctgtgtcagaagtcagagataaactacaggacgtcctgagagagaaatggacaaacatctcacagacagtgactgaagtggatgttttactgtcagaaccaaaaccagagcccaagaccagagctgagttcttcaaatattcatgtgacatcacactggatccaaacacagcatacacacagctgttattatctgatgggaacagaaaagtaacagtaatgagagaacaacagtcttattctagtcacccagacagattcactgatttgcgtcaggtcctgagtaaagagagtctgatgggacgttgttactgggaagtggagttgagaggAGATAGttctgtagcagtcacatacaagaatatcagcagaacaGGGCTCTCATATGAATGTAggtttggacgtaatgacaaatcttgggcgttaGATTGTAACAACAACAGGTATTacttttgttacaacaaagtcagcactcctgtctcaggtcctcagtcctccagagtaggagtgtacctggatcacagagcaggtattctgtccttctacagcatctctgaaaccatgactctcctccacagagtccagaccacattcactcagcctctacatgctggactcaggTTATATTATTgtcctggagactctgctgagttgtgtaagctgaagtag